The following DNA comes from Enterocloster bolteae.
AAACAGCTTTATCTCGGAAAGCCGGGAGTAAGCTTGATATGGGCGCCGGGCTGGTCCTGGAAGGGGGACGCTGGATGACACAGGAAGAGATGATAGAGGCCCTGGGAGATGGGGATATGGAGGCGTTCCACCTCTTTTACCAGGACACGGCCAGGCCTGTGTACAGCTTTATCCTGTCCCTGACCAGGAATCCGGAGGAGGCCGAGGATGTGATGCAGGACACCTATCTGACCGTGTGGACCAAGGCAGGGTCCTATGTCCCCCAGGGCAAGCCTCTGGCCTGGGTATTCACCATAGCCAGGAATCTTTGCTATATGCGCTTCAGGGAGCAGAAGATGAAGGCAGACGTGGCTCTGGAGGACCTGGCTGAGAAAGAGGAGGGGGAGTACTGCGCTCCCCTGGAACAGGCTGCGGACCGTAAGGTGCTGCTTGACGCCCTGGGCCGAATCAGCCGTGAGGAGCGGCAGATTGTACTTCTTCACGCAGCCGCAGGCATGAAGCACCGGGAAGTGGCGGAGGCGCTCCAGATGCCATTAGCTACGGTACTGTCAAAGTATAACCGATCCATGAAAAAGCTTCAGGAGCTGCTCAGATGTTCCGGGTAAGACAGTAAGCCAGGGGATGGAAAACGAATAAAACAAAATAAAAACAAAATAAAAACAAAATAATGTGCTAGAAAATGGATAAAATTGAAAAAAACACTTGACGAATTGCCGACTATATTATATAATACATTTCGTTGTGTTGATGGGCTATCGCCAAACGGTAAGGCAACGGACTCTGACTCCGTCATTTCAAGGTTCGAATCCTTGTAGCCCAGTTTGTTATATCTTGGTCCCGTAGGCGTTATGCCTGACGGGATTTTTTGTTATATTTCTGTTTTCGGACCGGGAACCCTGCGGGGAGGGAACCTGCAAGTCTGGTAATCCATGGGGGCAGAATCCTGCGGGGATATGAAGCTGCGTAAAAGGGATACCGGCGGACGTGACGGGGAGAGGGGGAAAACATGTCTGATAAAAAGAAGAATCTGATCAACGGAATATTCCTTCTGA
Coding sequences within:
- a CDS encoding RNA polymerase sigma factor; its protein translation is MGAGLVLEGGRWMTQEEMIEALGDGDMEAFHLFYQDTARPVYSFILSLTRNPEEAEDVMQDTYLTVWTKAGSYVPQGKPLAWVFTIARNLCYMRFREQKMKADVALEDLAEKEEGEYCAPLEQAADRKVLLDALGRISREERQIVLLHAAAGMKHREVAEALQMPLATVLSKYNRSMKKLQELLRCSG